In Monodelphis domestica isolate mMonDom1 chromosome 3, mMonDom1.pri, whole genome shotgun sequence, the following proteins share a genomic window:
- the LOC100030465 gene encoding neutrophil elastase, which yields MASPLHGTLLLLLVSIHGAPVLGSKIVGGRAAVPHSRPYMVSLQRRSGHFCGGTLIHPRFVMTAAHCLNGMNPQGVQVVLGAHDLRRQEPTQQRFQIQRIFENGFNPQTLRNDIMILQLEGTATINANVQVARIPQNGQNARSGTPCLAMGWGQLGNNRQLPSLLQELNVTTTERLCPTSNLCTLVPRRRAGICFGDSGGPLVCNGVVYGIDSFIRGGCGSGYYPDAFAKVSQYVQWINSIIQRQDGHTLRFFPWRRRVTQKGELF from the exons CTCCAGTCCTGGGCTCCAAGATCGTGGGAGGAAGGGCAGCCGTGCCTCACTCGCGCCCATACATGGTTTCTCTGCAGCGAAGGAGTGGCCACTTCTGTGGGGGGACGCTGATCCATCCTCGGTTTGTGATGACTGCAGCCCATTGCCTGAATGGCAT GAACCCTCAGGGTGTGCAGGTGGTGTTGGGGGCCCACGACCTCCGCAGGCAAGAGCCCACTCAGCAGAGGTTCCAAATCCAGAGAATCTTTGAGAATGGCTTCAACCCTCAGACGCTGCGGAACGATATCATGATCCTGCAG CTGGAAGGCACAGCCACCATAAATGCCAATGTCCAGGTGGCCCGGATCCCACAGAACGGTCAGAACGCGAGATCTGGAACCCCGTGCCTGGCCATGGGATGGGGACAACTGGGCAACAACAGGCAACTACCTTCACTGCTACAGGAACTCAACGTGACCACCACTGAAAGGCTCTGCCCCACCAGCAACCTCTGTACGCTGGTCCCCCGACGTCGGGCTGGAATCTGTTTT GGAGACTCTGGGGGACCCTTGGTCTGTAATGGAGTCGTCTATGGCATTGATTCCTTCATTCGAGGAGGCTGTGGCTCTGGCTACTACCCTGATGCCTTTGCAAAGGTCTCCCAATATGTCCAGTGGATTAATTCTATCATTCAGCGTCAAGATGGCCATACCCTGCGGTTCTTCCCTTGGAGAAGGAGAGTCACACAGAAGGGGGAGCTTTTCTAA